One segment of Desulfosporosinus sp. Sb-LF DNA contains the following:
- the carA gene encoding glutamine-hydrolyzing carbamoyl-phosphate synthase small subunit, protein MAYLVFKDGTTFEGEEFGAWLKGLNSVTEQEVVFNTSMSGYQEMVTDLSYAGQILVLTQPQIGNYGWHHEENEADKTRLQGLIVRELSDGEGSLHAEGSLEDYCQQHGVKGLKGVDTRALTRYLREFGTLPGVLVHTREIGLEFWANFQEHDKAKEKSEHWVYRSTVKEAYEIPGLGSLIAVLDFGAKRNIVRHLQKRGFRIMVFPAGSTPEEILRHRPSGIVLSNGPGDPEELPECVATVRGLYDKLPVLGICLGHQLLALAAGGETYKLPYGHRGGNHPVLDVRTEKATMTAQNHGYAVQEASLAGSGFEVTLRNLNDGTVEGMEHDTYPILSVQFHPEGAPGPEENAEIFDRFKELVESSSLIRKGRN, encoded by the coding sequence GTGGCTTATCTCGTATTTAAGGATGGGACAACCTTTGAGGGGGAAGAGTTTGGGGCGTGGTTGAAGGGTTTAAACTCAGTGACTGAGCAAGAAGTGGTCTTTAATACGTCCATGAGTGGCTATCAGGAAATGGTCACTGATTTGTCCTATGCGGGGCAGATTCTCGTCCTGACTCAACCGCAAATCGGAAATTATGGCTGGCATCACGAAGAAAATGAAGCAGATAAAACTCGTCTACAGGGACTCATCGTGAGGGAGCTTTCTGATGGAGAGGGTAGTTTACATGCTGAGGGATCGTTGGAGGACTATTGCCAGCAGCATGGAGTGAAGGGTTTAAAGGGAGTCGATACACGGGCTTTAACACGGTATTTGAGAGAATTTGGAACATTGCCTGGCGTACTTGTTCATACCCGGGAGATTGGTTTGGAGTTCTGGGCAAATTTTCAGGAGCATGATAAAGCAAAGGAAAAGAGCGAACACTGGGTTTACCGGTCAACGGTTAAGGAAGCTTACGAAATTCCAGGATTGGGCTCTTTAATTGCTGTTTTAGACTTTGGGGCTAAACGAAATATTGTCCGGCATCTTCAAAAACGAGGGTTCAGGATCATGGTGTTTCCGGCCGGATCGACGCCTGAAGAGATTTTGAGGCATCGTCCCAGCGGAATAGTTTTAAGCAATGGTCCCGGAGATCCTGAAGAGTTGCCGGAATGTGTAGCCACAGTGCGCGGATTATATGATAAGTTGCCAGTCTTAGGTATCTGTTTAGGACATCAACTTTTGGCTTTGGCAGCAGGTGGAGAGACGTATAAACTCCCTTATGGGCATCGCGGTGGTAATCATCCGGTCCTTGATGTTCGGACGGAAAAAGCGACCATGACTGCTCAAAACCACGGGTATGCCGTGCAGGAAGCCTCTTTGGCGGGTTCAGGCTTTGAAGTGACGTTGCGCAATCTCAACGACGGAACGGTAGAGGGGATGGAGCATGACACTTATCCAATCCTATCGGTACAGTTTCATCCTGAGGGTGCGCCGGGACCAGAGGAGAACGCTGAGATTTTCGATCGGTTTAAAGAATTAGTGGAAAGCAGCAGCTTAATCAGAAAGGGGAGAAACTAA
- the carB gene encoding carbamoyl-phosphate synthase large subunit, whose protein sequence is MPKKEWKKVLVIGSGPIVIGQAAEFDYAGTQACRAIREEGVEVILVNSNPATIMTDRETADRVYIEPLTVESVERIIERERPDGLIPTMGGQTGLNLAYQLAKRGVLDRCEVTLMGTSLQSIDQAEDRESFRSLMKELGEPIPESKIVSKVEDALDFAKETGYPLIVRPAFTLGGTGGGIVQSAEELKLISESGLQASLIGQILVERSVAGWKEVEFEVLRDGVGNCITICHMENMDPVGVHTGDSIVVAPCLTLTDREVQMLRSSSRKIVNGLGIEGGCNVQFALHPSSMEYVVIEVNPRLSRSSALASKATGYPIAKVAAKIALGYALTEIKNAVTGKTSACFEPALDYVVVKIPRWPFDKFTEADRRLGTQMKATGEVMGIGRNLETALLKAVRSLDIKVYGVRLRELEGLSDTELKTSCLQPDDRQLFVLAEALKRGWTVDWLAELTGWNRYFLVILNRLVDNMVLLEQAPWDKEIMLRAKRLGFADLEIAALWNSTEDEVYRFRQESGLRPVFKMVDTCAGEFEATTPYFYSSYDVEDEGEVHKVPKVVVLGSGSIRIGQGIEFDYCSVHAVLALRKAGFESIIINNNPETVSTDFDTADRLYFEPLTLEDVSAILDKEQPDGVVVQFGGQTAIGLASGLARRGYKVLGTTVEDIDRAEERGTFDRVLHDLGAKRPRGGGATNMEQVQRVAQEIGFPLVVRPSYVLGGRAMDIVYEETELEAVVKRALLASSDQEIWMDQYLLGTEVEVDAISDGENVFIPGIMEHLERAGVHSGDSIAVYPPQTLDLDMQGRIIALTESLARSLKIKGLLNIQYVIYQKELFVLEVNPRSSRTVPFLSKVTGVPIVDWATQVILGRDWKDIKIPHGLWPIGDRVAVKAPVFSFSKLQRVEPSLGPEMKSTGEVMGMDRTYEKALYKALLGAGLSFTTYGSVFVTLADRDKAEGVALARRFAELGFRILATEGTTLYLKNQGLRVEQIAKLHDGSNEIIDGIRKQKIQCVVNTTTHGRVQESDGFAIRRAAVEHGIPCFTSLDTAGALLQVLESISPGLLPL, encoded by the coding sequence ATGCCCAAGAAGGAATGGAAAAAGGTTTTGGTGATCGGGTCAGGTCCCATTGTGATTGGGCAGGCTGCTGAGTTTGACTATGCAGGTACCCAAGCCTGTCGTGCTATACGCGAAGAAGGGGTAGAAGTTATTCTCGTCAACTCCAACCCTGCAACGATTATGACAGATCGAGAAACGGCAGATCGAGTGTACATTGAGCCTTTGACCGTAGAATCTGTGGAACGGATTATTGAGCGGGAGAGGCCAGATGGACTGATCCCTACTATGGGAGGGCAAACCGGCTTGAACCTGGCTTATCAGCTTGCAAAACGGGGAGTTTTGGATCGCTGCGAGGTCACTTTAATGGGCACCTCTCTTCAAAGTATTGATCAAGCGGAAGATCGGGAAAGCTTCCGGTCCTTGATGAAGGAACTTGGGGAACCCATTCCTGAAAGTAAAATTGTGTCCAAAGTTGAAGATGCACTTGATTTCGCGAAGGAAACAGGCTACCCACTCATTGTGCGCCCAGCTTTTACCTTGGGAGGAACCGGGGGAGGGATTGTGCAGAGCGCTGAGGAACTGAAGCTGATTTCAGAGAGTGGATTACAGGCAAGTCTCATTGGACAGATTTTAGTGGAGCGCAGTGTAGCGGGCTGGAAAGAAGTCGAATTTGAAGTCTTACGCGATGGAGTCGGCAATTGCATAACGATTTGCCATATGGAAAATATGGATCCAGTGGGAGTACATACAGGGGATAGTATCGTCGTGGCGCCCTGCCTAACCTTGACAGATCGGGAAGTTCAGATGTTACGCAGCTCTTCACGGAAGATCGTAAATGGACTGGGAATTGAAGGGGGATGCAATGTCCAGTTTGCCTTGCATCCTTCAAGCATGGAATATGTAGTGATTGAGGTTAACCCCCGTCTAAGCCGTTCTAGTGCCCTCGCCTCTAAGGCTACTGGGTATCCGATCGCCAAGGTCGCGGCCAAAATAGCCTTGGGTTATGCCCTGACAGAAATCAAAAATGCTGTAACAGGAAAAACCTCGGCTTGTTTCGAACCAGCCTTAGACTATGTCGTGGTTAAAATTCCACGCTGGCCTTTTGATAAATTCACAGAGGCAGATCGGCGCTTAGGCACCCAGATGAAGGCAACCGGAGAAGTCATGGGTATCGGTCGTAATTTGGAAACTGCCTTACTCAAAGCCGTTCGTTCTCTCGATATAAAGGTGTACGGAGTTCGATTACGAGAGCTTGAGGGATTATCAGATACTGAACTCAAAACCTCGTGCCTTCAGCCCGATGACCGACAATTGTTTGTTCTTGCCGAGGCTTTGAAGCGCGGTTGGACGGTGGATTGGTTAGCAGAGTTGACGGGCTGGAATCGTTATTTTCTGGTTATTCTTAACCGTCTGGTGGACAACATGGTTTTACTGGAACAAGCACCTTGGGATAAGGAGATCATGCTTCGTGCTAAACGGCTTGGGTTTGCGGATTTAGAAATTGCAGCCCTTTGGAATAGTACAGAAGATGAGGTATATAGATTCAGGCAAGAGTCGGGTCTTCGACCTGTTTTTAAAATGGTTGATACTTGTGCCGGGGAGTTTGAGGCCACAACGCCGTACTTTTATTCTAGCTATGATGTTGAAGATGAAGGGGAAGTCCATAAGGTACCCAAGGTGGTCGTCTTAGGATCGGGCTCCATTCGGATCGGGCAAGGGATTGAATTTGACTATTGTTCCGTACATGCGGTTTTGGCACTGCGAAAAGCAGGCTTTGAAAGTATTATTATCAATAACAATCCCGAGACAGTCTCAACGGACTTTGACACAGCGGATCGACTGTATTTCGAGCCCTTGACCTTGGAAGATGTCTCTGCGATTTTAGACAAAGAACAGCCCGATGGTGTGGTGGTTCAGTTCGGAGGGCAAACAGCCATTGGCTTGGCCAGCGGATTAGCGCGGCGCGGATATAAAGTTTTGGGTACGACAGTGGAGGATATTGACCGAGCTGAGGAGCGGGGAACCTTCGATCGTGTACTTCATGACCTGGGGGCCAAACGGCCTCGCGGGGGCGGGGCCACGAATATGGAGCAAGTGCAACGTGTGGCCCAAGAGATAGGATTCCCCTTGGTGGTTCGGCCATCCTATGTCTTAGGTGGACGGGCCATGGATATTGTCTATGAAGAAACGGAACTAGAAGCTGTCGTCAAACGTGCTCTATTGGCATCCTCGGATCAGGAGATCTGGATGGATCAATATCTCCTGGGAACTGAGGTGGAAGTCGATGCAATCTCAGATGGAGAAAATGTCTTCATCCCGGGAATCATGGAACATTTAGAGCGGGCAGGGGTCCATTCTGGGGATTCTATAGCGGTCTATCCGCCGCAAACACTGGACTTAGATATGCAAGGGCGGATCATAGCTTTAACGGAATCGTTAGCCCGGTCATTAAAGATTAAAGGATTACTAAACATCCAGTATGTCATTTATCAGAAAGAACTCTTTGTCCTTGAAGTGAATCCTCGATCGAGTCGCACCGTTCCTTTCCTGAGTAAAGTTACTGGGGTCCCCATTGTAGACTGGGCGACCCAAGTCATCCTAGGAAGAGATTGGAAAGATATAAAGATCCCGCACGGCCTCTGGCCAATAGGGGATCGGGTAGCTGTCAAAGCACCTGTGTTCTCTTTCTCGAAACTTCAACGGGTCGAGCCATCATTAGGCCCAGAAATGAAATCTACGGGTGAAGTCATGGGAATGGATAGAACGTATGAAAAGGCCCTCTATAAAGCGCTTCTTGGTGCAGGGCTGTCATTTACGACATATGGTTCTGTGTTTGTTACCTTGGCAGACCGTGATAAAGCAGAAGGGGTTGCCCTCGCTCGGAGGTTTGCAGAACTTGGGTTTAGAATCTTAGCCACGGAGGGAACAACGCTTTACTTAAAGAATCAGGGGTTAAGAGTGGAACAGATTGCGAAATTGCACGATGGCTCCAACGAAATTATCGATGGAATTCGGAAACAAAAAATTCAATGTGTCGTTAATACTACAACCCATGGTCGTGTACAAGAAAGTGATGGGTTTGCGATCCGAAGAGCGGCTGTGGAACATGGAATCCCTTGCTTCACGAGCTTAGATACCGCCGGAGCATTGCTCCAAGTTCTGGAAAGTATTTCGCCAGGTCTCTTGCCACTTTAA
- a CDS encoding dihydroorotate dehydrogenase electron transfer subunit — protein MLTEGQVVVHERIGDEDQRLRRLVLKGPIAQVAKAGQFVAIQVQDPALSSFDPLLRRPISIAGISPERDEITLLYRIMGRGTEILARARCGERLSIMGPLGNGFSFPKQEGELWLVAGGIGVFPLYALAQSALARGLKVRLFWGGESHSFLDSAGLSSWQALGLPIHLSTLDGSIGQKGFVTEQVQEHLSRLSGQVVLAGQMEQENQESQGSQVKTEHTKLISTSGSIIVATCGPKKMMQAVTELCMNFGVSVEVSLEERMGCAVGACLGCVCTLRDEAGNLIHKKVCQDGPVFRGEEVVWDESC, from the coding sequence ATGCTTACGGAAGGACAAGTAGTTGTTCATGAACGCATTGGAGATGAAGACCAAAGGCTTAGGCGATTGGTTCTAAAGGGACCGATTGCCCAAGTCGCGAAGGCTGGACAATTCGTCGCAATCCAGGTTCAGGATCCAGCGCTTTCGTCATTTGATCCGTTATTGCGACGGCCTATTAGCATTGCAGGTATTTCTCCCGAACGCGACGAGATTACCTTGCTTTATCGAATTATGGGTCGGGGAACTGAAATCTTAGCACGAGCTCGATGCGGAGAGCGGCTTAGTATTATGGGACCCTTGGGAAACGGTTTTTCGTTTCCCAAACAAGAAGGGGAATTGTGGCTGGTTGCAGGGGGAATCGGTGTATTCCCCCTATATGCTCTGGCTCAAAGCGCGCTTGCTCGGGGCCTTAAAGTGCGTTTGTTTTGGGGAGGCGAAAGTCACTCTTTTCTCGATAGTGCGGGGCTTTCCTCATGGCAAGCTTTGGGGCTTCCCATACATCTGAGTACGCTTGACGGAAGTATAGGGCAAAAGGGTTTTGTAACTGAGCAGGTACAGGAGCATTTATCACGGTTATCAGGGCAAGTGGTCTTGGCCGGACAGATGGAACAGGAAAATCAGGAGAGCCAAGGGAGTCAGGTTAAAACCGAACATACAAAACTAATATCAACTAGCGGTAGCATCATCGTGGCGACTTGTGGTCCAAAAAAGATGATGCAGGCTGTTACGGAACTGTGCATGAATTTTGGAGTTTCCGTAGAAGTTTCTCTGGAAGAACGTATGGGCTGTGCCGTAGGTGCTTGCTTAGGATGTGTATGTACGCTTAGGGATGAAGCGGGGAATCTGATTCATAAGAAAGTTTGTCAGGATGGACCAGTGTTTCGGGGTGAGGAGGTTGTCTGGGATGAGTCTTGTTGA
- a CDS encoding dihydroorotate dehydrogenase — MSLVDLTTQFAGINLRNPVLTSSGTYGFGEEYAAYCPVEALGGITLKGLTPLPRLGNPVPRLAETPAGLLNAVGLENPGLEEFLKSYLPKVRKLPTAVIANISGFSLEDYVQMAQALKKDSGLAALEVNISCPNVKHGGMHFGTDPGSAEEVIAAVKAVTDLPIIAKLSPNVTDIVGMARAVQRGGADALSLINTLLGMRIDIDQQRPVLANTFGGLSGPAIRPVAVRMVWQVSQAIDLPIIGMGGITTWQDAVEFLLAGATAVSIGTGNFVNPQAPLDILRGIQDYCEKHGLTSVSELIGLAHKA; from the coding sequence ATGAGTCTTGTTGACCTAACAACACAGTTTGCAGGTATCAATTTAAGGAATCCGGTCCTCACCTCGTCAGGAACTTATGGATTTGGAGAGGAGTATGCCGCCTATTGTCCCGTCGAAGCTTTAGGGGGAATAACCTTAAAGGGGCTTACCCCATTGCCCAGACTGGGAAATCCAGTTCCTCGGCTAGCTGAAACTCCAGCAGGCTTACTAAACGCGGTAGGTCTTGAGAATCCGGGTCTTGAGGAATTTTTAAAATCCTATCTTCCCAAGGTACGCAAATTGCCCACAGCGGTGATTGCCAATATCTCTGGATTTTCGTTAGAGGATTATGTACAGATGGCCCAGGCGTTGAAAAAGGATTCTGGATTAGCTGCGCTTGAAGTGAATATTTCCTGCCCCAATGTTAAACATGGCGGGATGCATTTTGGAACAGATCCAGGGAGTGCAGAGGAAGTCATTGCGGCCGTGAAGGCTGTAACGGATCTCCCGATTATCGCCAAGCTTTCACCCAATGTCACAGATATTGTTGGAATGGCACGAGCGGTTCAGCGCGGAGGAGCAGATGCACTATCACTCATTAATACACTTTTGGGAATGCGTATTGACATTGATCAACAACGTCCCGTGTTAGCCAACACGTTTGGAGGGCTCTCTGGACCAGCGATTCGACCGGTTGCTGTCCGTATGGTTTGGCAAGTTTCTCAGGCCATAGATTTACCTATCATAGGTATGGGCGGAATCACCACTTGGCAGGATGCTGTGGAATTCCTTTTGGCTGGGGCGACGGCCGTAAGTATCGGCACGGGGAACTTTGTGAATCCTCAGGCTCCATTGGATATCCTAAGGGGAATCCAAGACTACTGCGAAAAACACGGACTGACTTCAGTGAGCGAATTAATAGGATTGGCACATAAGGCTTAG
- the pyrF gene encoding orotidine-5'-phosphate decarboxylase, giving the protein MDETSKNQRVMVALDVQGREEALVLAKALQGSGCWLKVGLELYAYTGPAMIQELKALGFPIFLDLKLHDIPTTVERAIRGFVQCGVDMINVHCSGGYDMMARAAHAVREAGSTLERVPKVIGVTVLTSMSEDQFRQEMGVERKLQEHVVELAKLAEKAGLDGVVASAREAREIRRSTESGFLIVTPGIRPTWSEAQDQSRVLTPHEALEAGSSYLVVGRPITRAEDPRQALEKLWVR; this is encoded by the coding sequence TTGGATGAAACATCAAAAAATCAACGGGTCATGGTGGCTCTCGACGTGCAAGGGCGCGAAGAAGCATTAGTCCTTGCGAAAGCACTTCAAGGCAGTGGATGCTGGCTTAAAGTGGGGTTAGAGCTGTATGCATATACAGGTCCAGCGATGATTCAAGAACTGAAAGCTCTGGGATTTCCCATCTTCCTGGACTTAAAGCTTCACGACATTCCTACAACGGTGGAACGGGCGATTCGTGGATTCGTCCAGTGCGGTGTGGACATGATCAATGTTCATTGCAGTGGCGGGTATGATATGATGGCAAGGGCTGCGCACGCTGTGCGGGAAGCAGGGAGTACATTAGAGCGTGTACCGAAAGTTATTGGAGTTACGGTCCTCACAAGTATGTCAGAAGATCAATTTAGACAAGAGATGGGGGTTGAACGGAAACTCCAGGAGCATGTGGTGGAACTCGCGAAACTGGCAGAAAAGGCTGGATTAGACGGAGTTGTTGCTTCGGCTAGAGAAGCGAGGGAGATAAGGCGGAGCACCGAATCAGGTTTTCTGATTGTCACTCCGGGGATCCGTCCAACATGGAGTGAGGCGCAGGACCAGTCACGTGTCCTAACTCCCCATGAGGCCTTGGAAGCTGGAAGCTCGTATCTTGTGGTCGGGAGGCCGATTACACGTGCTGAAGATCCACGTCAAGCTTTGGAAAAACTTTGGGTACGGTAG
- the pyrE gene encoding orotate phosphoribosyltransferase — translation MDKQSNINRTPLTSDEYLDLFRKSEALLDGHFLLTSGKHSAQYMQCAQVLQYPDRAAVLAEGLAASFRDNDIQTVIGPAMGGILVAHEVAKALGVRALFTERENGIMRLRRGFTLSPGERVLVVEDVITTGGSVREVLSAVREFGAIPVGVGVLVDRTGGKVDFGLPQSSIIQLNIQAFEAEECPLCAQGIPAIKPGSRKV, via the coding sequence ATGGATAAGCAATCGAATATAAATAGAACCCCACTCACGTCCGATGAATATCTTGACTTGTTCAGAAAAAGCGAAGCTTTGTTGGACGGGCATTTTCTGTTAACTTCAGGAAAACATAGTGCTCAGTACATGCAATGTGCTCAAGTACTGCAATACCCAGATAGAGCAGCCGTACTCGCAGAGGGACTCGCCGCATCATTCCGCGACAATGACATTCAAACCGTCATCGGTCCCGCCATGGGAGGGATTTTGGTGGCCCATGAAGTCGCCAAAGCCTTAGGGGTTCGAGCCTTATTCACAGAACGAGAAAATGGAATCATGCGTTTGCGCAGAGGGTTTACTCTTTCCCCGGGAGAACGCGTGTTAGTTGTGGAGGACGTAATCACGACGGGTGGATCCGTTCGTGAGGTGCTTTCTGCGGTTCGTGAATTCGGAGCCATTCCGGTGGGTGTCGGCGTGCTTGTTGATCGAACAGGCGGAAAGGTGGATTTTGGTCTGCCACAAAGCTCAATCATCCAGCTTAACATTCAGGCCTTTGAAGCGGAGGAATGTCCGCTATGTGCTCAAGGGATTCCTGCTATTAAACCTGGAAGCCGGAAAGTCTAA
- a CDS encoding FlxA-like family protein — translation MHISSISSSSSTSYSSGNGSEVKQLQNQIKNLQKQVTTEGQSKDDAKTKESKVQLLQTQIAQLEMQIQQLQAKKSDQAGSNQQVTQPSTASVSNNYKIDIQA, via the coding sequence ATGCATATTTCATCAATTTCTTCTTCATCGAGTACCTCATATTCATCGGGGAATGGTAGTGAGGTAAAGCAACTCCAAAATCAAATCAAAAATCTCCAGAAGCAAGTAACAACGGAGGGTCAAAGCAAAGATGATGCTAAAACAAAAGAGTCGAAAGTCCAATTACTGCAAACACAAATAGCACAACTTGAAATGCAAATACAACAGCTACAAGCCAAAAAATCTGATCAGGCTGGAAGTAATCAACAAGTAACTCAGCCTTCAACTGCTTCTGTTTCCAACAACTACAAAATTGATATTCAAGCTTAA
- a CDS encoding alkaline phosphatase family protein has product MKKVILFVIDSLHPAVLRRILSEGNAPALAFLAKHGTYFDRVVSSFPTMTPVATSSMITGTWPDRHRVPGFIWYNEEIRKIVDYGATLQSILKIGPKKILRNLLIKLNEEHLNPETPTLYEELESRGYSTGNVNFFMYRATHPHQAKIPFSLSLATGFRLKQETVSGPSHLTLGQLVHPPFSGRLTSYPRGVFHRFGFNDAFSGKIVAQLIREGKQPDFTVVYFPDNDKYSHYYGPLRTGPSIERADQQVASVLDEFGSWEKALEENVMIVTGDHSQSTVGLSEEYLIDLDHALKSFKRLRATEEASEDNNKEIAICPNERMAFIYLLQRKSEILPEIVSILAKDPRNAQIAWRVSENRYCVIQGGTEKRLFFSRTGAYQDVYGQSWSLEGDLSVVGAQVTREQIIEFEKYPDAFNRLFSALEARSGSRVVVSAASGYEYLAVGAPIHPGGGSHGSLEEEDSTVPMIISGMSVRLEHPRIIDLYPMILEHFGL; this is encoded by the coding sequence ATGAAAAAGGTAATTCTATTTGTGATCGACTCACTTCATCCGGCAGTCTTGCGGAGGATCCTTTCGGAGGGGAATGCTCCGGCACTTGCCTTTCTAGCTAAACACGGAACCTATTTTGATCGCGTTGTCTCCTCTTTTCCAACCATGACCCCAGTAGCCACGAGTTCTATGATCACGGGAACTTGGCCTGATCGGCACAGGGTTCCTGGATTTATCTGGTATAACGAAGAAATTCGAAAGATCGTGGATTATGGAGCGACGTTGCAAAGTATCTTGAAAATTGGTCCAAAGAAAATTCTTCGCAACTTATTAATAAAGCTCAATGAAGAGCATCTTAATCCGGAAACACCAACTTTATATGAAGAATTGGAGTCCAGAGGATATAGTACGGGAAACGTTAATTTCTTTATGTATCGGGCAACACACCCGCACCAAGCGAAAATACCTTTTTCGCTTTCTTTGGCGACGGGTTTTCGGCTTAAACAAGAAACGGTTTCAGGCCCTTCTCATTTAACCTTAGGTCAGCTCGTTCACCCTCCTTTCTCAGGTCGGTTAACGTCCTACCCAAGAGGAGTGTTTCACCGTTTCGGCTTCAACGATGCCTTCTCAGGGAAAATAGTCGCTCAGCTCATCCGTGAGGGGAAGCAACCGGATTTTACTGTCGTTTATTTTCCGGATAATGATAAATATTCACATTACTACGGTCCATTACGCACCGGTCCTTCTATTGAACGTGCAGACCAGCAGGTTGCTTCGGTGCTGGATGAGTTTGGTTCTTGGGAGAAGGCCCTTGAAGAAAATGTCATGATTGTCACGGGAGACCATTCTCAGTCGACGGTCGGTTTGAGCGAGGAATACTTAATTGATTTAGATCATGCCTTAAAGTCCTTCAAACGACTAAGGGCTACGGAAGAGGCTAGCGAGGACAATAACAAAGAGATTGCCATTTGTCCAAATGAACGCATGGCCTTTATTTACCTTCTTCAGAGGAAAAGCGAAATTTTGCCTGAAATCGTGAGTATTCTGGCTAAAGATCCACGCAATGCCCAGATCGCCTGGAGAGTGTCCGAAAATAGATATTGCGTCATCCAAGGCGGTACGGAAAAGCGGCTTTTCTTTTCTCGCACAGGTGCCTATCAAGACGTATACGGACAAAGTTGGTCGTTGGAAGGGGACTTGTCCGTGGTAGGTGCCCAGGTTACGAGAGAACAAATAATTGAATTTGAGAAGTATCCAGACGCGTTCAATCGCCTATTTTCTGCCCTTGAGGCGCGGAGCGGTAGCAGGGTCGTCGTTTCTGCAGCATCAGGGTATGAGTATTTAGCCGTAGGGGCACCGATTCACCCAGGCGGGGGGAGCCACGGATCCCTTGAGGAAGAGGATTCGACAGTGCCAATGATCATTTCTGGTATGTCGGTTAGATTGGAGCACCCTAGAATTATTGATTTGTATCCAATGATTTTGGAGCATTTTGGGTTATAG
- a CDS encoding DUF3786 domain-containing protein, which translates to MRLINILTNYKEGGYAVAFMKSREELQKLLPQSIMEGSLCEFNSPRGCFKVVSFGQTIEISYPEGQIINIGSDTTLSLGWRLILLNYLSYAKNIPLSGQRISYRDLPLGNVFYPNIRKHSLEPLGNFFSSCDQDILRQSLIEAGFTLLQAKADIAAMGFFAPRIPVQLHFWEGEEGIPSACQILFDSTIVDQMHIEDSAALCSVIKDHILRNYELLVQRTRSLR; encoded by the coding sequence GTGAGGCTGATTAATATTTTGACGAACTATAAAGAAGGTGGTTATGCAGTTGCATTTATGAAAAGCAGAGAGGAATTGCAAAAGCTGTTGCCCCAAAGTATTATGGAGGGGTCACTTTGCGAATTCAATTCCCCAAGGGGCTGCTTCAAAGTTGTTAGCTTCGGTCAAACCATCGAAATATCCTATCCAGAAGGGCAGATAATTAATATTGGTTCCGATACCACCCTCTCACTCGGTTGGAGATTAATCCTCCTTAATTATTTATCCTATGCGAAGAATATTCCGCTGTCAGGCCAACGGATATCTTACCGTGATTTACCATTAGGGAATGTTTTCTATCCAAATATTAGGAAGCATTCCCTTGAGCCCTTGGGTAACTTCTTTTCGAGTTGTGACCAAGATATATTACGTCAGAGCTTAATCGAAGCAGGGTTCACTTTATTACAAGCCAAAGCTGATATCGCTGCAATGGGTTTCTTTGCTCCTAGGATTCCAGTACAGCTACACTTCTGGGAGGGAGAAGAGGGTATACCGTCTGCCTGTCAGATCCTTTTCGATAGTACGATTGTAGACCAAATGCATATTGAAGATAGTGCCGCCTTGTGTAGTGTCATAAAAGACCATATACTGCGAAACTATGAGCTCCTTGTTCAGAGGACTAGATCCTTAAGGTGA